A part of Lagopus muta isolate bLagMut1 chromosome 26, bLagMut1 primary, whole genome shotgun sequence genomic DNA contains:
- the PTBP1 gene encoding polypyrimidine tract-binding protein 1 isoform X3 has protein sequence MSSNASSAANGNDSKKFKGDSRSAGVPSRVIHVRKLPSDVTEAEVISLGLPFGKVTNLLMLKGKNQAFIEMNTEEAANTMVNYYTTVTPVLRSQPIYIQFSNHKELKTDNSPNQARAQAALQAVNSVQSGNLALPAPAAAVDAGMAMAGQSPVLRIIVENLFYPVTLDVLHQIFSKFGTVLKIITFTKNNQFQALLQYADPMSAQHAKLSLDGQNIYNACCTLRIDFSKLTSLNVKYNNDKSRDYTRPDLPSGDNQPPLDQTMAAAFGAPGIIPASPYAGAGFPPTFAIPQAAGTVLRLTVQNVHGALAPLAIPAAAAAAAAGRIAIPGLAGAGNSVLLVSNLNPERVTPQCLFILFGVYGDVQRVKILFNKKENALVQMADGNQAQLAMSHLNGQKLHGKPIRITLSKHQTVQLPREGQEDQGLTKDYGNSPLHRFKKPGSKNFQNIFPPSATLHLSNIPPSIAEEDLKMLFSSNGGMVKGFKFFQKDRKMALIQMGSVEEAIQSLIDLHNHDLGENHHLRVSFSKSTI, from the exons ATGAGCAGCAACGCTTCTTCTGCAG ctaATGGAAACGacagcaaaaaattcaaagggGACAGCAGAAGTGCTGGGGTCCCATCCAGAGTAATCCACGTCCGTAAGCTCCCCAGTGACGTCACGGAGGCTGAGGTCATCTCTCTGGGCTTACCTTTTGGCAAGGTCACCAACCTTCTGATGCTGAAAGGCAAAAACCAG GCTTTCAtagaaatgaatacagaggAGGCAGCCAACACCATGGTAAACTACTACACCACAGTCACTCCAGTCCTTCGAAGCCAACCCATCTACATCCAGTTCTCCAACCACAAGGAGCTTAAGACAGACAACTCACCAAACCAAGCA CGTGcccaagcagctctgcaagcagTGAACTCTGTTCAGTCAGGAAACCTGGCACTGccagcccctgctgcagctgtggatGCGGGGATGGCGATGGCTGGccagagccctgtgctgagGATCATTGTGGAGAATCTCTTCTATCCTGTCACTCTAGATGTTCTGCATCAG ATTTTTTCCAAATTTGGTACAGTCTTGAAAATAATTACGTTCACGAAGAACAACCAGTTTCAGGCTCTGTTACAATATGCTGACCCCATGAGTGCTCAGCATGCCAAACTG TCTTTGGATGGACAGAACATCTACAATGCCTGTTGTACGCTGCGCATAGATTTCTCAAAGCTCACGAGTCTCAATGTAAAATACAATAATGACAAAAGCAGAGATTACACACGACCAGACCTACCTTCTGGGGATAACCAGCCTCCTCTTGATCAGACCATGGCAGCTGCTTTTG GTGCCCCAGGAATAATCCCTGCCTCTCCATATGCAGGAGCTGGCTTTCCTCCCACCTTTGCAATTCCTCAGGCTGCAGGTACTGTACTTC GCTTGACAGTTCAAAATGTTCATGGAGCTCTAGCTCCTTTGGctatcccagcagcagctgcagcggCTGCAGCAGGACGGATTGCCATTCCCGGCCTCGCTGGGGCAGGGAACTCTGTTCTGCTGGTTAGCAATCTGAATCCTGAG AGAGTTACACCCCAATGCCTCTTTATTCTTTTCG GAGTCTATGGTGATGTGCAGAGGGTGAAGATTTTGTTTAATAAGAAAGAGAATGCCCTGGTTCAGATGGCTGATGGAAACCAGGCTCAGCTTG CCATGAGCCATTTGAATGGCCAGAAGCTCCATGGGAAGCCAATCCGTATAACGTTGTCCAAACATCAGACAGTGCAGCTCCCTCGTGAGGGCCAGGAGGACCAAGGTCTGACCAAGGACTATGGGAATTCTCCTTTACACCGTTTCAAGAAGCCGGGCTCCAAAAACTTCCAGAACATCTTTCCTCCTTCTGCCACTCTCCATCTGTCCAACATTCC GCCTTCAATAGCTGAAGAGGACCTCAAGATGTTGTTCTCAAGCAATGGTGGGATGGTCAAAGGCTTCAAATTCTTCCA GAAGGACCGTAAAATGGCTCTGATCCAGATGGGCTCTGTGGAAGAAGCCATTCAATCCCTCATTGACCTCCACAATCATGACCTGGGTGAGAATCACCACCTGCGTGTGTCCTTCTCAAAGTCCACCATTTAA
- the PTBP1 gene encoding polypyrimidine tract-binding protein 1 isoform X4 has translation MDGIVQDITVGTKRGSDELFSTCVTNGPFIMSSNASSAANGNDSKKFKGDSRSAGVPSRVIHVRKLPSDVTEAEVISLGLPFGKVTNLLMLKGKNQRAQAALQAVNSVQSGNLALPAPAAAVDAGMAMAGQSPVLRIIVENLFYPVTLDVLHQIFSKFGTVLKIITFTKNNQFQALLQYADPMSAQHAKLSLDGQNIYNACCTLRIDFSKLTSLNVKYNNDKSRDYTRPDLPSGDNQPPLDQTMAAAFGAPGIIPASPYAGAGFPPTFAIPQAAGTVLRLTVQNVHGALAPLAIPAAAAAAAAGRIAIPGLAGAGNSVLLVSNLNPERVTPQCLFILFGVYGDVQRVKILFNKKENALVQMADGNQAQLAMSHLNGQKLHGKPIRITLSKHQTVQLPREGQEDQGLTKDYGNSPLHRFKKPGSKNFQNIFPPSATLHLSNIPPSIAEEDLKMLFSSNGGMVKGFKFFQKDRKMALIQMGSVEEAIQSLIDLHNHDLGENHHLRVSFSKSTI, from the exons cGGGGATCTGACGAGCTTTTCTCTACTTGTGTTACTAACGGACCCTTTATCATGAGCAGCAACGCTTCTTCTGCAG ctaATGGAAACGacagcaaaaaattcaaagggGACAGCAGAAGTGCTGGGGTCCCATCCAGAGTAATCCACGTCCGTAAGCTCCCCAGTGACGTCACGGAGGCTGAGGTCATCTCTCTGGGCTTACCTTTTGGCAAGGTCACCAACCTTCTGATGCTGAAAGGCAAAAACCAG CGTGcccaagcagctctgcaagcagTGAACTCTGTTCAGTCAGGAAACCTGGCACTGccagcccctgctgcagctgtggatGCGGGGATGGCGATGGCTGGccagagccctgtgctgagGATCATTGTGGAGAATCTCTTCTATCCTGTCACTCTAGATGTTCTGCATCAG ATTTTTTCCAAATTTGGTACAGTCTTGAAAATAATTACGTTCACGAAGAACAACCAGTTTCAGGCTCTGTTACAATATGCTGACCCCATGAGTGCTCAGCATGCCAAACTG TCTTTGGATGGACAGAACATCTACAATGCCTGTTGTACGCTGCGCATAGATTTCTCAAAGCTCACGAGTCTCAATGTAAAATACAATAATGACAAAAGCAGAGATTACACACGACCAGACCTACCTTCTGGGGATAACCAGCCTCCTCTTGATCAGACCATGGCAGCTGCTTTTG GTGCCCCAGGAATAATCCCTGCCTCTCCATATGCAGGAGCTGGCTTTCCTCCCACCTTTGCAATTCCTCAGGCTGCAGGTACTGTACTTC GCTTGACAGTTCAAAATGTTCATGGAGCTCTAGCTCCTTTGGctatcccagcagcagctgcagcggCTGCAGCAGGACGGATTGCCATTCCCGGCCTCGCTGGGGCAGGGAACTCTGTTCTGCTGGTTAGCAATCTGAATCCTGAG AGAGTTACACCCCAATGCCTCTTTATTCTTTTCG GAGTCTATGGTGATGTGCAGAGGGTGAAGATTTTGTTTAATAAGAAAGAGAATGCCCTGGTTCAGATGGCTGATGGAAACCAGGCTCAGCTTG CCATGAGCCATTTGAATGGCCAGAAGCTCCATGGGAAGCCAATCCGTATAACGTTGTCCAAACATCAGACAGTGCAGCTCCCTCGTGAGGGCCAGGAGGACCAAGGTCTGACCAAGGACTATGGGAATTCTCCTTTACACCGTTTCAAGAAGCCGGGCTCCAAAAACTTCCAGAACATCTTTCCTCCTTCTGCCACTCTCCATCTGTCCAACATTCC GCCTTCAATAGCTGAAGAGGACCTCAAGATGTTGTTCTCAAGCAATGGTGGGATGGTCAAAGGCTTCAAATTCTTCCA GAAGGACCGTAAAATGGCTCTGATCCAGATGGGCTCTGTGGAAGAAGCCATTCAATCCCTCATTGACCTCCACAATCATGACCTGGGTGAGAATCACCACCTGCGTGTGTCCTTCTCAAAGTCCACCATTTAA
- the PTBP1 gene encoding polypyrimidine tract-binding protein 1 isoform X2 produces the protein MDGIVQDITVGTKRGSDELFSTCVTNGPFIMSSNASSAANGNDSKKFKGDSRSAGVPSRVIHVRKLPSDVTEAEVISLGLPFGKVTNLLMLKGKNQAFIEMNTEEAANTMVNYYTTVTPVLRSQPIYIQFSNHKELKTDNSPNQARAQAALQAVNSVQSGNLALPAPAAAVDAGMAMAGQSPVLRIIVENLFYPVTLDVLHQIFSKFGTVLKIITFTKNNQFQALLQYADPMSAQHAKLSLDGQNIYNACCTLRIDFSKLTSLNVKYNNDKSRDYTRPDLPSGDNQPPLDQTMAAAFGAPGIIPASPYAGAGFPPTFAIPQAAGLTVQNVHGALAPLAIPAAAAAAAAGRIAIPGLAGAGNSVLLVSNLNPERVTPQCLFILFGVYGDVQRVKILFNKKENALVQMADGNQAQLAMSHLNGQKLHGKPIRITLSKHQTVQLPREGQEDQGLTKDYGNSPLHRFKKPGSKNFQNIFPPSATLHLSNIPPSIAEEDLKMLFSSNGGMVKGFKFFQKDRKMALIQMGSVEEAIQSLIDLHNHDLGENHHLRVSFSKSTI, from the exons cGGGGATCTGACGAGCTTTTCTCTACTTGTGTTACTAACGGACCCTTTATCATGAGCAGCAACGCTTCTTCTGCAG ctaATGGAAACGacagcaaaaaattcaaagggGACAGCAGAAGTGCTGGGGTCCCATCCAGAGTAATCCACGTCCGTAAGCTCCCCAGTGACGTCACGGAGGCTGAGGTCATCTCTCTGGGCTTACCTTTTGGCAAGGTCACCAACCTTCTGATGCTGAAAGGCAAAAACCAG GCTTTCAtagaaatgaatacagaggAGGCAGCCAACACCATGGTAAACTACTACACCACAGTCACTCCAGTCCTTCGAAGCCAACCCATCTACATCCAGTTCTCCAACCACAAGGAGCTTAAGACAGACAACTCACCAAACCAAGCA CGTGcccaagcagctctgcaagcagTGAACTCTGTTCAGTCAGGAAACCTGGCACTGccagcccctgctgcagctgtggatGCGGGGATGGCGATGGCTGGccagagccctgtgctgagGATCATTGTGGAGAATCTCTTCTATCCTGTCACTCTAGATGTTCTGCATCAG ATTTTTTCCAAATTTGGTACAGTCTTGAAAATAATTACGTTCACGAAGAACAACCAGTTTCAGGCTCTGTTACAATATGCTGACCCCATGAGTGCTCAGCATGCCAAACTG TCTTTGGATGGACAGAACATCTACAATGCCTGTTGTACGCTGCGCATAGATTTCTCAAAGCTCACGAGTCTCAATGTAAAATACAATAATGACAAAAGCAGAGATTACACACGACCAGACCTACCTTCTGGGGATAACCAGCCTCCTCTTGATCAGACCATGGCAGCTGCTTTTG GTGCCCCAGGAATAATCCCTGCCTCTCCATATGCAGGAGCTGGCTTTCCTCCCACCTTTGCAATTCCTCAGGCTGCAG GCTTGACAGTTCAAAATGTTCATGGAGCTCTAGCTCCTTTGGctatcccagcagcagctgcagcggCTGCAGCAGGACGGATTGCCATTCCCGGCCTCGCTGGGGCAGGGAACTCTGTTCTGCTGGTTAGCAATCTGAATCCTGAG AGAGTTACACCCCAATGCCTCTTTATTCTTTTCG GAGTCTATGGTGATGTGCAGAGGGTGAAGATTTTGTTTAATAAGAAAGAGAATGCCCTGGTTCAGATGGCTGATGGAAACCAGGCTCAGCTTG CCATGAGCCATTTGAATGGCCAGAAGCTCCATGGGAAGCCAATCCGTATAACGTTGTCCAAACATCAGACAGTGCAGCTCCCTCGTGAGGGCCAGGAGGACCAAGGTCTGACCAAGGACTATGGGAATTCTCCTTTACACCGTTTCAAGAAGCCGGGCTCCAAAAACTTCCAGAACATCTTTCCTCCTTCTGCCACTCTCCATCTGTCCAACATTCC GCCTTCAATAGCTGAAGAGGACCTCAAGATGTTGTTCTCAAGCAATGGTGGGATGGTCAAAGGCTTCAAATTCTTCCA GAAGGACCGTAAAATGGCTCTGATCCAGATGGGCTCTGTGGAAGAAGCCATTCAATCCCTCATTGACCTCCACAATCATGACCTGGGTGAGAATCACCACCTGCGTGTGTCCTTCTCAAAGTCCACCATTTAA
- the PTBP1 gene encoding polypyrimidine tract-binding protein 1 isoform X1 yields the protein MDGIVQDITVGTKRGSDELFSTCVTNGPFIMSSNASSAANGNDSKKFKGDSRSAGVPSRVIHVRKLPSDVTEAEVISLGLPFGKVTNLLMLKGKNQAFIEMNTEEAANTMVNYYTTVTPVLRSQPIYIQFSNHKELKTDNSPNQARAQAALQAVNSVQSGNLALPAPAAAVDAGMAMAGQSPVLRIIVENLFYPVTLDVLHQIFSKFGTVLKIITFTKNNQFQALLQYADPMSAQHAKLSLDGQNIYNACCTLRIDFSKLTSLNVKYNNDKSRDYTRPDLPSGDNQPPLDQTMAAAFGAPGIIPASPYAGAGFPPTFAIPQAAGTVLRLTVQNVHGALAPLAIPAAAAAAAAGRIAIPGLAGAGNSVLLVSNLNPERVTPQCLFILFGVYGDVQRVKILFNKKENALVQMADGNQAQLAMSHLNGQKLHGKPIRITLSKHQTVQLPREGQEDQGLTKDYGNSPLHRFKKPGSKNFQNIFPPSATLHLSNIPPSIAEEDLKMLFSSNGGMVKGFKFFQKDRKMALIQMGSVEEAIQSLIDLHNHDLGENHHLRVSFSKSTI from the exons cGGGGATCTGACGAGCTTTTCTCTACTTGTGTTACTAACGGACCCTTTATCATGAGCAGCAACGCTTCTTCTGCAG ctaATGGAAACGacagcaaaaaattcaaagggGACAGCAGAAGTGCTGGGGTCCCATCCAGAGTAATCCACGTCCGTAAGCTCCCCAGTGACGTCACGGAGGCTGAGGTCATCTCTCTGGGCTTACCTTTTGGCAAGGTCACCAACCTTCTGATGCTGAAAGGCAAAAACCAG GCTTTCAtagaaatgaatacagaggAGGCAGCCAACACCATGGTAAACTACTACACCACAGTCACTCCAGTCCTTCGAAGCCAACCCATCTACATCCAGTTCTCCAACCACAAGGAGCTTAAGACAGACAACTCACCAAACCAAGCA CGTGcccaagcagctctgcaagcagTGAACTCTGTTCAGTCAGGAAACCTGGCACTGccagcccctgctgcagctgtggatGCGGGGATGGCGATGGCTGGccagagccctgtgctgagGATCATTGTGGAGAATCTCTTCTATCCTGTCACTCTAGATGTTCTGCATCAG ATTTTTTCCAAATTTGGTACAGTCTTGAAAATAATTACGTTCACGAAGAACAACCAGTTTCAGGCTCTGTTACAATATGCTGACCCCATGAGTGCTCAGCATGCCAAACTG TCTTTGGATGGACAGAACATCTACAATGCCTGTTGTACGCTGCGCATAGATTTCTCAAAGCTCACGAGTCTCAATGTAAAATACAATAATGACAAAAGCAGAGATTACACACGACCAGACCTACCTTCTGGGGATAACCAGCCTCCTCTTGATCAGACCATGGCAGCTGCTTTTG GTGCCCCAGGAATAATCCCTGCCTCTCCATATGCAGGAGCTGGCTTTCCTCCCACCTTTGCAATTCCTCAGGCTGCAGGTACTGTACTTC GCTTGACAGTTCAAAATGTTCATGGAGCTCTAGCTCCTTTGGctatcccagcagcagctgcagcggCTGCAGCAGGACGGATTGCCATTCCCGGCCTCGCTGGGGCAGGGAACTCTGTTCTGCTGGTTAGCAATCTGAATCCTGAG AGAGTTACACCCCAATGCCTCTTTATTCTTTTCG GAGTCTATGGTGATGTGCAGAGGGTGAAGATTTTGTTTAATAAGAAAGAGAATGCCCTGGTTCAGATGGCTGATGGAAACCAGGCTCAGCTTG CCATGAGCCATTTGAATGGCCAGAAGCTCCATGGGAAGCCAATCCGTATAACGTTGTCCAAACATCAGACAGTGCAGCTCCCTCGTGAGGGCCAGGAGGACCAAGGTCTGACCAAGGACTATGGGAATTCTCCTTTACACCGTTTCAAGAAGCCGGGCTCCAAAAACTTCCAGAACATCTTTCCTCCTTCTGCCACTCTCCATCTGTCCAACATTCC GCCTTCAATAGCTGAAGAGGACCTCAAGATGTTGTTCTCAAGCAATGGTGGGATGGTCAAAGGCTTCAAATTCTTCCA GAAGGACCGTAAAATGGCTCTGATCCAGATGGGCTCTGTGGAAGAAGCCATTCAATCCCTCATTGACCTCCACAATCATGACCTGGGTGAGAATCACCACCTGCGTGTGTCCTTCTCAAAGTCCACCATTTAA